In Candidatus Defluviilinea proxima, a single genomic region encodes these proteins:
- a CDS encoding restriction endonuclease, whose product MKPFSLDHLTPTEFENFCFDLLGELGFVNISWRKGTGLSSSPSDSGRDIECKLEVTDIDGNKSFETWFVECKHYTEGVPPTKIQGILAWATAESPDKVLIIASNFLSNPAKDSLVSYERNNRPKFKIRFWEKPHLEKMAIGYSQLLKKYRIVGEFPFIQILHPAHLLYMKGLQFNSIKYLFECLDGLDVKKRDEILHWAYEFIIKPRYRESTSEKETLGELRIDEVSYNVFEKKCKQIVEEKSIGEIQLVFLIINITLNAWIAMGDITSVDEPIQKTKSLIEFLQQLIDDDVSLDNIDEHAIELVKDKEELKQIQTLLKDGMPQVRENTQRHYELYVYFCENVVARLLQENLLENYSQEYLKKRFLAKKPA is encoded by the coding sequence ATGAAACCATTTTCTTTAGACCATCTTACTCCAACAGAATTCGAAAATTTTTGTTTCGATTTACTTGGCGAACTTGGATTTGTCAACATATCTTGGCGGAAAGGAACTGGGCTTTCGTCAAGTCCATCCGATAGCGGACGAGATATTGAATGTAAATTAGAAGTAACAGACATAGATGGGAATAAATCTTTTGAAACTTGGTTTGTGGAGTGCAAGCATTACACCGAAGGTGTTCCTCCCACCAAAATACAGGGCATATTAGCATGGGCAACAGCAGAAAGCCCAGATAAAGTTTTGATTATTGCTTCTAATTTTTTGTCGAATCCAGCAAAAGATAGTTTGGTAAGTTACGAAAGGAATAATCGTCCTAAATTTAAAATAAGGTTTTGGGAAAAGCCACACCTTGAAAAAATGGCAATAGGATATTCGCAATTGCTCAAAAAGTATCGAATAGTCGGCGAATTCCCCTTTATCCAAATCTTGCATCCTGCCCATTTACTGTATATGAAAGGGCTACAATTTAACTCAATTAAATATTTATTCGAATGCCTTGATGGTTTAGATGTCAAAAAGAGAGACGAAATACTACATTGGGCGTACGAGTTCATCATAAAGCCTAGATACAGAGAAAGCACAAGCGAGAAAGAGACTCTTGGCGAATTAAGAATAGACGAAGTTTCCTATAATGTTTTTGAGAAAAAATGCAAACAAATCGTTGAAGAAAAATCTATAGGTGAAATACAACTCGTCTTTCTGATAATCAATATTACGCTTAACGCTTGGATAGCAATGGGAGACATTACTTCAGTTGACGAACCTATTCAAAAAACAAAATCTCTTATTGAGTTTCTCCAGCAATTAATTGACGATGATGTGTCGTTAGATAATATTGACGAGCATGCTATCGAGTTAGTTAAAGATAAAGAAGAATTGAAACAAATACAGACGCTACTGAAAGATGGTATGCCGCAAGTTCGAGAAAATACTCAACGACACTATGAACTATATGTGTATTTCTGCGAAAATGTAGTGGCTCGTTTGTTGCAAGAGAATCTACTTGAAAATTACAGTCAAGAATACCTAAAGAAAAGGTTTCTTGCAAAAAAGCCCGCCTAA
- a CDS encoding LysE family translocator — MFKPEFLLASLIVVLIPGTGAVYTITTGITLKWRASLAAAVGCTLGIIPHILATVLGLSAILNMSAQVFSVIKLAGSAYLLYLAWNMWREAGTLELNKKNAETSVSQIIAKAIAINLLNPKLTIFFFAFLPLFVSKNSSSPTLEMIMLSAVFMGITFIVFALYGILSSSVSAYLMNSSRAIKRIQQAFAMILACFAIQLVFSEK; from the coding sequence ATGTTCAAACCTGAATTCCTTCTCGCTTCACTAATTGTTGTGTTAATTCCAGGAACAGGAGCTGTTTACACAATTACCACTGGAATAACTCTCAAATGGCGAGCCAGTCTTGCTGCTGCCGTTGGTTGCACACTTGGAATTATTCCGCATATCCTAGCAACTGTCTTAGGACTCTCAGCAATACTGAACATGAGTGCGCAAGTCTTCTCCGTCATAAAATTAGCGGGATCTGCGTATTTGCTTTATCTTGCATGGAACATGTGGCGCGAAGCAGGCACGCTTGAGCTCAACAAGAAAAACGCAGAGACCAGCGTGTCGCAAATAATAGCCAAAGCAATTGCAATCAATCTGTTAAATCCTAAATTAACGATCTTTTTCTTCGCTTTCTTGCCGCTTTTCGTCTCTAAAAATTCATCTTCGCCAACTTTGGAAATGATAATGCTTAGTGCTGTCTTCATGGGCATAACATTTATCGTGTTCGCATTGTATGGAATTTTATCAAGCAGTGTCAGTGCGTATTTGATGAATTCATCGAGAGCAATAAAACGCATTCAACAAGCGTTCGCAATGATACTTGCTTGTTTTGCAATTCAATTGGTGTTTAGCGAGAAATGA
- a CDS encoding glycoside hydrolase family 5 protein, giving the protein MKKESLKIGINLGGWISQYKEFDRHHFDTFITKDDIRQIADWGFDHIRLPIDYPILEDDTNPGTYHESGFAYLDNCLTWCQDNGLRVIFDMHKAPGFSFTNTLEAEMKEINTLFTEPSMQQRFINLWVALTRRYLGQAEDVLAFELLNEMVLPDSEPWNNLAQQIINHIREIDAHRLIIIGGNNYNAVNELSNIHTNPDSNLLHTFHFYEPLVVTHQKAYWVVEMEQFSYTANYPGEVPELAQFLKTHYPVHIPRYEHSFARQLDRQFLVDMLKHAKQFMEQENKSLYCGEFGTIDLAPMQTRINWARDFIDVLNEYKIGYAYWSYKKMDFGLVDQNGNLINEELLKVVTQQR; this is encoded by the coding sequence ATGAAAAAAGAATCATTGAAAATTGGCATTAACTTAGGAGGGTGGATTTCTCAATATAAAGAATTTGATCGTCATCATTTTGATACTTTCATTACAAAAGACGATATTCGTCAAATTGCGGACTGGGGCTTTGACCATATTCGTTTACCAATCGATTACCCAATTCTTGAAGACGATACCAACCCTGGCACATATCACGAATCTGGTTTTGCATATCTCGACAACTGCCTGACTTGGTGCCAAGATAATGGACTACGTGTGATTTTCGACATGCACAAAGCTCCAGGTTTTAGCTTTACTAACACTCTGGAAGCCGAAATGAAAGAAATCAACACCTTGTTTACAGAACCATCCATGCAACAACGTTTCATCAACTTATGGGTGGCTCTCACTCGCCGGTACCTTGGTCAGGCCGAAGATGTCCTGGCTTTTGAACTACTTAATGAAATGGTATTACCAGATAGTGAGCCGTGGAATAATTTAGCCCAACAGATTATCAATCACATACGGGAAATCGATGCCCACCGCTTGATCATTATCGGAGGGAATAACTACAATGCGGTAAATGAGTTGTCCAATATTCATACAAACCCTGATTCAAACTTACTACATACCTTCCACTTTTATGAGCCGTTAGTAGTAACCCACCAGAAAGCGTATTGGGTAGTAGAGATGGAACAGTTCAGCTACACTGCTAACTATCCAGGCGAAGTTCCTGAGTTGGCTCAATTTTTAAAAACACACTACCCCGTTCATATCCCCAGATACGAACACTCCTTTGCTCGCCAACTAGATCGGCAGTTCCTTGTTGATATGTTAAAACATGCAAAACAATTTATGGAACAAGAAAATAAGTCACTCTATTGTGGTGAATTTGGCACTATTGATCTGGCGCCTATGCAAACCCGCATCAACTGGGCACGAGATTTTATTGACGTCCTAAATGAGTACAAAATTGGATATGCATATTGGAGCTACAAAAAAATGGATTTTGGTCTCGTGGATCAAAACGGTAATCTGATCAATGAAGAGTTGTTAAAAGTTGTTACCCAACAAAGATAA